A window of Diabrotica virgifera virgifera chromosome 9, PGI_DIABVI_V3a contains these coding sequences:
- the LOC126891917 gene encoding uncharacterized protein LOC126891917 isoform X3, with product MDSIYQSTTSRSLQSTSTSSEFVSGACHLCSKIFKNVKLRNRHIKRIHKIDVSIKKIDHIVCPLCEQETSLQTHENLRKHIKENHQVSIELITLEFSSKQEYETWKDMQKIETSYATSRTVNAKEHKILYYECNRSDTYGYKPHSKIRTEKSGGSIKIKGVCPSRLICKLTNQGQVSVSYWKTHAGHKEELRAIHLSKAEEKTIEEKLMAGVPPSRIVQDSRKLEKPQLDRLALLTSQDLANLSKKYNVHKKRDQNDMVATTLKVQEWNANNKNYAFLFKKEDDAARCLGESSIIKSNHEEEINEFIREKLEQTNETQEKTKGSL from the exons ATGGATTCTATCTACCAATCTACTACTTCAAGGAGCCTTCAATCGACTTCAACAAGTTCTGAATTTGTCTCAGGAGCCTGCCACCTCTgcagcaaaatatttaaaaatgtaaaattacGAAATCGTCATATCAAAAGAATACATAAAATAGATGTATCAATTAAGAAAATTGATCATATTGTTTGTCCGTTATGTGAGCAAGAAACTAGTTTACAAACCCATGAGAACTTAAGAAAACATATTAAGGAGAATCACCAGGTGAGTATTGAACTAATAACTTTGGAATTTTCTAGCAAACAAGAATATGAGACATGGAAAGATATGCAGAAAATTGAGACCAGTTATGCAACATCTCGAACAGTTAATGCAAAGGAACACAAGATCTTATACTATGAGTGTAACAGAAGTGACACATATG GATATAAGCCCCACTCTAAAATTAGGACAGAGAAATCTGGTGGATCAATTAAAATTAAAGGGGTGTGTCCCTCCAGACTAATTTGTAAACTGACAAATCAAGGACAAGTTTCGGTCAGTTATTGGAAAACACATGCTGGACATAAAGAAGAATTAAGAGCCATACATCTGTCAAAAGCAGAAGAAAAAACGATTGAAGAAAAATTAATGGCTGGGGTGCCACCCAGTAGAATTGTACAAGATTCAAGAAAATTGGAAAAACCACAACTAGATAGACTTGCCCTATTAACAAGTCAAGATCTCGCAAATTTATCCAAGAAGTATAATGTACACAAGAAACGAGATCAAAATGATATGGTAGCAACAACCTTAAAGGTTCAGGAATGGAATGCTAACAAcaagaattatgctttcttattTAAGAAAGAAG ATGATGCTGCAAGGTGTTTGGGAGAAAGTTCAATTATCAAATCAAACCATGAGGAGGAAATTAATGAATTTATCAGAGAGAAACTAGAACAGACAAATGAGACCCAGGAAAAAACCAAAGGAAGTCTTTAA
- the LOC126891917 gene encoding uncharacterized protein LOC126891917 isoform X2 — MKTEIQAEHFMSDDENKYYNAWVKIMGNEPNRLLCTWHVVKNWNIQGKKKFHDPTLKKEMKTELRQIITETDVDTFNELCRNYLIKLQNANETEFFDYLREYYLKDLKRIKMWAHCYRRNSGINTNMAIESLNNLLKTNYLKRNGRVGIEKLLDTIDELVETKMWKRIVDMKRPNANNYQDRTIMKSHRGAERNKKKMKVTKNVAVYGQYQVTSLKDPSLLQNVTLSQVCESECKLLFCRVCKICMHRYQCDCTVYEVKNTLCQHVHLVRMYEESVGTNSVLDDAARCLGESSIIKSNHEEEINEFIREKLEQTNETQEKTKGSL; from the exons ATGAAGACTGAAATTCAAGCAGAACATTTCATGAGTGATGATGAAAACAAGTATTATAATGCATGGGTGAAGATAATGGGAAATGAACCAAATAGGCTTTTGTGCACATGGCACGTCGTCAAGAATTGGAACATTCAAGGGAAGAAGAAATTTCACGACCCAACTTTAAAGAAAGAAATGAAAACTGAATTAAGACAGATTATAACAGAAACGGATGTAGATACATTTAATGAATTATGCAGAAACTatttaataaaactacaaaatgcAAATGAGACAGAGTTTTTCGATTATCTGAGAga GTATTACTTAAAGGATCTAAAGAGAATAAAAATGTGGGCCCATTGTTACAGAAGAAATTCCGGAATTAACACCAACATGGCAATAGAATCATTGAACAACCTACTGAAGACAAACTACCTAAAGAGGAATGGAAGAGTGGGAATCGAGAAGTTATTGGATACGATTGATGAGCTAGTGGAGACAAAAATGTGGAAGAGAATTGTGGACATGAAACGACCAAATGCGAATAATTATCAGGATAGGACTATAATGAAATCACACAGAGGGGCAGAACGGAACAAAAAGAAAATGAAGGTTACTAAGAATGTGGCAGTATATGGTCAATATCAGGTAACATCCCTTAAGGATCCTAGTCTATTACAAAATGTAACTTTAAGTCAAGTGTGTGAAAGTGAGTGTAAGCTGTTGTTTTGTAGAGTTTGTAAAATTTGTATGCACCGTTATCAGTGTGACTGTACAGTATATGAGGTGAAGAATACCTTGTGTCAGCATGTGCACTTGGTAAGAATGTATGAGGAGAGTGTGGGTACTAACTCTGTTTTAGATGATGCTGCAAGGTGTTTGGGAGAAAGTTCAATTATCAAATCAAACCATGAGGAGGAAATTAATGAATTTATCAGAGAGAAACTAGAACAGACAAATGAGACCCAGGAAAAAACCAAAGGAAGTCTTTAA
- the LOC126891917 gene encoding uncharacterized protein LOC126891917 isoform X1 yields the protein MDSIYQSTTSRSLQSTSTSSEFVSGACHLCSKIFKNVKLRNRHIKRIHKIDVSIKKIDHIVCPLCEQETSLQTHENLRKHIKENHQVSIELITLEFSSKQEYETWKDMQKIETSYATSRTVNAKEHKILYYECNRSDTYGYKPHSKIRTEKSGGSIKIKGVCPSRLICKLTNQGQVSVSYWKTHAGHKEELRAIHLSKAEEKTIEEKLMAGVPPSRIVQDSRKLEKPQLDRLALLTSQDLANLSKKYNVHKKRDQNDMVATTLKVQEWNANNKNYAFLFKKEGEEHDVLRKEDFAIGFMNKIMEDKLRKFPKIICMDGTHGTNKRQMDLTIMLVKDDRNAGFPVAFLLSNRLDQQVQEVFFIKQ from the exons ATGGATTCTATCTACCAATCTACTACTTCAAGGAGCCTTCAATCGACTTCAACAAGTTCTGAATTTGTCTCAGGAGCCTGCCACCTCTgcagcaaaatatttaaaaatgtaaaattacGAAATCGTCATATCAAAAGAATACATAAAATAGATGTATCAATTAAGAAAATTGATCATATTGTTTGTCCGTTATGTGAGCAAGAAACTAGTTTACAAACCCATGAGAACTTAAGAAAACATATTAAGGAGAATCACCAGGTGAGTATTGAACTAATAACTTTGGAATTTTCTAGCAAACAAGAATATGAGACATGGAAAGATATGCAGAAAATTGAGACCAGTTATGCAACATCTCGAACAGTTAATGCAAAGGAACACAAGATCTTATACTATGAGTGTAACAGAAGTGACACATATG GATATAAGCCCCACTCTAAAATTAGGACAGAGAAATCTGGTGGATCAATTAAAATTAAAGGGGTGTGTCCCTCCAGACTAATTTGTAAACTGACAAATCAAGGACAAGTTTCGGTCAGTTATTGGAAAACACATGCTGGACATAAAGAAGAATTAAGAGCCATACATCTGTCAAAAGCAGAAGAAAAAACGATTGAAGAAAAATTAATGGCTGGGGTGCCACCCAGTAGAATTGTACAAGATTCAAGAAAATTGGAAAAACCACAACTAGATAGACTTGCCCTATTAACAAGTCAAGATCTCGCAAATTTATCCAAGAAGTATAATGTACACAAGAAACGAGATCAAAATGATATGGTAGCAACAACCTTAAAGGTTCAGGAATGGAATGCTAACAAcaagaattatgctttcttattTAAGAAAGAAG gagAAGAACATGATGTGCTGAGAAAGGAAGATTTTGCTATAGGATTCATGAACAAGATAATGGAAGATAAATTACGAAAATTCCCGAAGATAATTTGTATGGACGGCACACATGGAACCAACAAGAGACAGATGGACTTGACGATAATGCTGGTGAAGGATGATAGGAATGCAGGATTTCCGGTTGCATTCCTGCTGTCCAACAGATTGGACCAGCAGGTTCaagaagttttttttataaagcaGTGA